In the Populus trichocarpa isolate Nisqually-1 chromosome 1, P.trichocarpa_v4.1, whole genome shotgun sequence genome, TAGAGCTTTCATGAACCGGGTCCacatttatcaaaaacaaaaatagcagcGCACGTGTCCATCAGGTGACAGAGGCACCACATGATGCATCTCCTCCCACCCAAACAATGCGAATTACGAACCAACCCTCCATGTACTTCTCATTTGAAGGGTACAGTAGTCATTCTTGTAGCCACCCAGTTCCCATTTAACCGGAATGAACACGTGCCGATCCTATTCGGGCACGTAACTGCCACAACAGTATAAAAAAGAAACCgaaattattgttgtttcaGCATAGAGTTTTGGATGAAGAAACGAGAGAGCTTTCGTTTCTGTTAGTTAAAGAAGAATCAGAGTTAACCCACTGAGTTTATAAAAGGGTAGGATTCAGATGGTTCAGTCAATGAGTTCCTTAAGCAGAAAAGCATCAGTGAAGCTGGAAGCTGATGATTCCTTGGAGGATCAACTCAGTCCACTTCACAAACGTTCAAAACTTGATCCTTGTTTACAGGTTTCTATCTATCTCTCTCTTTCACTTTCTCAATAACCAAACACAACtaaatttgttgtcttttttggtGTGTTTGAGTTTCTGTGATTGGATTAATTATgaggttttgttttcttggttggttgattgatttgtttgagGGCAGGTGATAATCCCAGATGCAGTACTGTATAATCCACTTCAAGAGCCAAGTCCAATTGGCTTGACACTGAAAAAGAGTCCatcttttttggatttgattcaAATGAAGTTATCTCAGCAAAACACTAGTAATACTATGTTGTCAAAGAAACCTAGTAGTGCTGCTGCTGATAAGCTTAAAGCTTCAAACTTTACTGCTTCACTTCTAAAAATAGGGAGTTGGGAGGTATGCAAATTGATctctttacttttttaattgagtATTCGGTGTTTATACGTTTCGTATTtttaaattctgattttttttttaattagtgtaAGTCAAGATACGAAGGGGATTTGGTGGCAAAGTGTTATTTTGCTAAGCATAAACTTGTTTGGGAAGTGCTTGATGGTGGTCTTAAGAATAAGATTGAAATTCAGTGGTCAGATATTGTGGCTATCAAGGCAAATTTTCCTGATGATGGACCAGAAACCTTGGATGTAGtggtatttttcttctcttttgatcAAAATCATATGCTTTTATAATACATGCCCCTTCTTACGGCTCAAACACACATGTAATCTTAATAATGATGGTGGTGATGGAGGGTTGTATGTGTTTGGCGCAGCTGGCTAGACAACCCCTTTTCTTTAGAGAGACAAATCCACAGCCTAGGAAGCATACTTTGTGGCAGGCAACATCAGATTTTACTGGTGGACAAGCTAGCACACACAGGTACTGATACTATGCTTAAGCTGTCAATTTGAGGGGGATTTACTTATTCTCATTGCCTCATGGATTGAAATATCTGGTGGTTACAGTATTGGTGCTTTTAATTATAACATCTAGTGTCtactttcttttcccttttatcTTTCTTGGCAAAAACGCTAGTCTATAAAATGAACACGTTGTCATACATGGCTTTAAATATTCATCACGATTCTGCTATTCTGTAAAGGGGTTTCAAGgtttcaatgtttttctttgttaggaCTATAAATTAATTTCGTCTTATAGTCTGGGGATTTATGGTTCTATTCTTTCATGTTTTATGTTCATTTCCACGACATGTGGCAGGGGTTTGTTTAGGGGGTGCTTTTCACCCTAAGAAGCAACAAAACGAACCCTCACGATGAGGCTTCTCAATAAGGTGCTCTTGAAAATGAGCTTGAccttatgtcttttttttttttttacaaattgttttttttttttgtcacagcCACCTGAATTTGTTTCTCCATTTCAATAATGTTATGGGAGGTGCTAGAAATTTTCAACATTCGACTGAATAGGATGAGCTTGGTTCAGGCTATTGGAAATCTAGCATCATGTAAGGCTATTGGATCTGGAGCATTGATGGGTCCATCTAGTAAATTGATTTCTTGGTTATATTTTGGATGGTTTCTTAGTGTTCTAAGATGATTTGAAATCCAGTCAGATGGCAATGCACATTGTGTaagagattttataattttcttcaaaCCTCTGTTTGACTCCTCGTGTTGGTTAAAGTAGACTTCTATGCCCGTCTGATGTGGAGGGATCACCCCTTCTGTTTGAGACTTCTGACATACTGTAAACATGATCAAGTCTTCCCCTCTGTACACCACATGGTGTGGCTTCGACCATGAAGTGTCTTTTTCTTACTACGACATTGCCTAGATGTGAACTAGAGCTTTTTTACTTCATTGTTGGAAGATTCAATTTGTTTATGATGTGTAGAAGACACTACTAATGATTAATTCCTTAACTTTTTGCTCTTTCATTTGATTCAAACCTTGAATGCTGATTTTCTGACTTCTTACTTAGGCGGCATTTTCTCCAGTTCCAGCAAGGCTTCATGGGCAAGCATTATGAAAAACTTATTCAATGTGATCCTCGTCTCAGCTTTCTTAGTCAACAACTAGAAATTATATTAGAATCTCCATATTTTGCGCAAAGAGTTTCTGCATTCAGTGACTTGCATGAATCTGGCAAGGGGCTTGATTCAGAAGTTGAGGATAGAACAGCTGTTTTTGCTCTGCAGGAAGCAGGGCCACCATCTGGAGTTCTTTCATCTTCCTTGAATAATGAATGCCAAGGTTTAACGTGTCAGTCTCCTGAAAATATTTCCCAGCAAACTTCTTCAACTACCTTAGGTAAGATATAATCCTAAATCTgaataaattgatgaaaatgatgGTAAAAGCTTTTCTGCTCTTGTCATCTCTTGTCATTACTGTTCTTAATCCTAAGAACCCTTATATGTTTGCTTTAGAAGCAATCGGATGTATCTGATCTGATTTAATGTCTATTGTTTAACAATTAATGGTGGACTGCAACCGCCAATATATCTTTTGCAGTTTGAATGAACAATGATCACTAACTGATACAGTTCCAGCAGTGCATTGATAACTGTGAGGAGCCAGAGTTGCCTCACAGTCAGTAGTTCAGAATCTGGACTAGTTGGGAATAATATGCGTATTGTTGATGGAAAAATTGATCACGTATCATGTGAATCTATAGCTGTAAACTCTGAAGGAACTAAGGCGCTTTAGTTATACTAGCTGCTACAATTAGTTACTTGTTGGACAAAGGTTCCAAATAATCAGTCAATCAACTATATATGATCTAGCTTTTATAGAAGCTGGGAGTAATTCATCTGTCAAACTAAAGTGAAGTTTTCACAAAAAGTTTGTGGTCCATCATAGTATGAAATGACATACTCCTAGTACAGGCATGTAAGCTACTCAGGCGACCTTTTTGCTAAGCCTAGCTCATATTAAGCATCATTGGTATCTTCAAGAACCATCTTTTAATCTTGTTTAGCTGTGTGATAAAATTGCTTTCTGCTCTGTCAAATCTTTTGATCTATATTGCCGTTAAACCTTCATGGCTGACATTATTAAGATCAGTATCTGGAATGGAACACTTGTGGATTTATTTGCAATGTTTTTAAACTCTTTATCTTGCCTACTGTAATCTTTCTAACTTGCCTCTCATTTCTAGTAATGGAAACCCATGCATTTGAAGAAACCAGGAGCAACAGAACAGGAGAACAGCAGTTGCCAAGCAATTGTGATCAAATTAAAGTGCCCGGACTTCATCCATCCATTTCAATGAGCGACCTTGTGAACCACATTGGACATTGCATTTCAGAACAGATGACCTCTGGAAATTCTATCCTCTCTGGTGGTGACATAAAGAGCAGTGACATTCTAGATGAAATTACTCAATACTTGCTTGGAGACTCTCAAGTTATGTCAGCCTCGGATGAGCAATCCGTTGTGTCAACGGTCAATTCTCTTTGCTGCCTACTGCAGAAGGATCCTGCAACAGCTCGGGACTTGCAGGCAAAGAGTCTCAGCGATCTTGATGTGGATCATGATAGGAGAATAAACGAAACTAATTCCACTGCATCTGCGTGTCAAAGCAAATTTATAGAGAGTTTTCCCGCACCTGAGGGAGAGGCCAGTAATGTTTCCATTTGCAAGCAGGCACCAGCCATGTCAAGGAAGGACTCGGTTGGAGAGCTACTTCTTAATCTTCCAAGTATTGCTTCTCTGCcacaatttttattcaatatataggAAGATTGTGAAAATGAAGCGGTATAGTGATATAATTTGCCTCTTTCAACTTGTACAGCTCGGGGATTCAGAAATGGATATTGATGAAGAATCCTCGGATGTTCATATGGGGATACTGGTGTCCATAGTGTTTGAACTAGTGTTTTCTTTGTTCAACCTTTTGCAATCTTAACAGTTTATGTAAAGCTTGGTGTTTGTAGGGGATCACAACCTTTTGTAGCCCTAATAGTGCACGTGGAATGTGGTGTTGGCAGCGTTTTCAATCGTAGAGCACTTTCTATGCAACCTTGTCCAAGGGGCACATAAATCAGGATAACAATTTCTTGCTCATTTTTCTAGGACTTTGAGAAAAAACATCCTTGATGGCGGCTATAGTGGCAGCATGCCTTTTACTGGAAACCAGGAGATAAAAATATGCCACATGAAACCACACAGAGCGCATGCCAAAATGGGTAGGACAGGATTTGCTGTCAAAGTAACCAGCGAAAGATGAATCAGAATTGCGAGCGCAACAAAAGGGCAGAAGAATTGCTAGCCACATAATTGATCTAAATATTGTTAGCCACGAGGCATCAACACATGAACAAATTACCAGAGGCCTGTATGCATTTACAAGATAGGAAGGAGACACGACTACAAACAGCAACAAGCGTGCACAAGGTGCGCCCATTTCAACAGATACAGTAACATGACCTCCAACAAATATTTGGACAAAACCGCGTGTATGTTCATGTATGAATTCTTCTAACTTTCCCCAACAAACctacaaaaagaataaataatcaaaacatatttaagGTTCATCAGGACCTTCATTCCCCAGATCTTCATCGCCCATTGGCTCATTTTCCTGTAGCACGTTCATAAGCATTGATATCTGGTCTTGCAGCATAgcattctctctctctacctCAGCACGTTTACTTTTTTCTTGCAGAAGTTGGAGTTGGAGATGTTCTAGACACCGTGCATCTTCTTCCAACTGCTCATTTAGGCCATCAATTTCTCGGTCCTGCAAGAATCATCCAATGCTAGTTCAATCTGCACATGCTGCTGTGTAAGCGATGCATAAGAGGTTAGGTTTATGAAGCCAATACCTTTCTGTTCATTTCCTGCACGGCAATCCTCCTCATGCTCTCAACAACATCTACATTAACAAGCTTTCGCTTCTTTCCAATTAGCCAGCCCTTGGGATAGCTTGCAGCATCAAAATCTGGAGGAGGGAGTAGGGATTCTGCAGATGATCTCTTGCCATTGATATTTGTTACAGGTTCCAACGGTTCAAAGAGGGCCTTTCGACGCTCAGAAAGCTCTGGAGTTAGATTTTGGTCCTGCATCTTTTCATCATTGGAAGATTCCTCCTGTTTGTTGGGTGTTTCATTAACATTGTCCTCGGTTACCTTGTCTAAATTCCTCCCGCTAGCTGTTGGAAAGAAGTTACCATTCTAGTTCCAAATAGTTTTAGAAGCATGGAAGATCTATATTATACATACATGGCCACTAAAAGATGTAACAAGTCACATATAAACTACAACTATCTGCAGTGCTCATCATTTTAACCTTGAAAGAGAGCCATAAACAATGAAACATTTATGCTTTTATGTTCATTGACCGTACAAAACTGTAAACCTATGTGGCCAAACCATGTATGGTGGAATATATCACATTTTTTTATGCTCTATAGGAGCATAGGCAAACATAAAGAGAAATGCATGGAATCTACAATCCACACTTGCTCTTTTGCAACCAACTAAAACCAAGTTTTAAGTAAATTGGATTTTACTCGGGCATAAggatgtttttcctttttggcaTTGATATACTCGAGCAACGGGCATTGCAATTTACCAAACTaatcaaagaagaaacaaaatgggATAGCATCAATGTCTCAACGCTGTTTACATGTCCATCATTAAAAAAGTGTTTGATAGTggattttaacttgttttttttattaaaatttgattttttttttgcttggaattaattttttttaaatgttttcatgctgatataaaaaataaattttaaaaaataaaaagatattatttccaagaaaaaacactttaaaaataataataatcagttCTACATTCTCAAACTTACTTTAAAACAACTATTCATTTCCTAAGAGCCATTTCTTCTAGAACAGTTACCTTCTGCGAATTACTGACCTATTTGCCAAGAACTCAATTCATCTTCTTTCTAAATGGTAACAATACAATTACTTTATCTAGGAAACTATTGAAACAGTACCTCTCCATACCCTCTTTCTTGAAAGATGTTAGCACAGttgggaataaaaaaagaacacaaaatcaTTAAATCCTAGTCACCATGTTTTTCCATTTTCAAAATATCTGAAGAGAGTGTTAGCTTCTCTTtgtagttgctttttaaaatacatttgtaaaaatatcaaattaatatttttttgtagttttttatatgtcaatattaaaaaattattttaatatatttttaaataaaaataccatgCAGCATAGTGCCAAACCAGCTCTAAGAAGTCTAATAAGGGCTAACACAATACCATTGACAAAGCATAAATCACAGGTTCATCAACCAAGATTGTTACAATTATTAAGTACGAGTAATAAACCAAAAATGGAGCAAGATAGTAACCTTTGCCCTGACAAAAAGTAACGACCAATTCCCTAGGAGAGGTAGGCCATGGGTTAGTTGACTAAGAAATTGACTAATTATAAAATCCACACCAAAAAGTTGAAACACAAACAGGATACCATCCTTAATAATTGGAGATGTCTTGGTGTGATCTTGTAAGAAAAtagtaacaaaaaagaaaatggatgtaataataatagtaataatgataataatactaGGAAAGAGAGCAATTGGTAATCCAAAGCCAGTGAATTCACTTACAAGCAAAGTAAACAAGTCTTGTGTAAGCAAACAACAAGTCATCACAAACTGTTCTTTCTCTCCCTGTCTCTCTCCCTCTACCTCTAATTAACCAACAAATGTCAAAGCTATAATCTTTGCCTCCTTAGAGAGGGAAGGTTATGGttaataatcataatttagTTCTCTAATCAAAGGATCTGTTCTTGTTCTCATGGGGAATGTTAGAATTAAGCTTCTAAATGTCTAAAAATGAAACCTTTGACACAGATCTTTCTACACCAAGCAACAAGAACTAGGATTCTTCACTAATATCAAATTTCAAGACATGGGTTTGATAGATATATTTGTATACCATGCAAACATAACAAACAAGACTGGATTCAAGCACCTTccttcactttctctctcttattttccTAGAAAGCAaacagaaagaataaaaaaaggccaaaaagaagaagacagctTAAGTGGTACTACCTGATCTTTTTCTAGATTTCCAAAAGATCCTAGTTGAAGAGACTGGGGAGAAGCCATTCAAAGGTTCAACTTCAACCATCCTCACATccttggttttattattatcgTCCTCCTTTTCcattgaagaagatgaaaacTTTCTTCAACTTTCAAGAACTATGAACACCAAGGTCTCTCTTTGCttatagagaga is a window encoding:
- the LOC7476451 gene encoding uncharacterized protein LOC7476451 isoform X3, which translates into the protein MVQSMSSLSRKASVKLEADDSLEDQLSPLHKRSKLDPCLQVIIPDAVLYNPLQEPSPIGLTLKKSPSFLDLIQMKLSQQNTSNTMLSKKPSSAAADKLKASNFTASLLKIGSWECKSRYEGDLVAKCYFAKHKLVWEVLDGGLKNKIEIQWSDIVAIKANFPDDGPETLDVVLARQPLFFRETNPQPRKHTLWQATSDFTGGQASTHRRHFLQFQQGFMGKHYEKLIQCDPRLSFLSQQLEIILESPYFAQRVSAFSDLHESGKGLDSEVEDRTAVFALQEAGPPSGVLSSSLNNECQGLTCQSPENISQQTSSTTLVMETHAFEETRSNRTGEQQLPSNCDQIKVPGLHPSISMSDLVNHIGHCISEQMTSGNSILSGGDIKSSDILDEITQYLLGDSQVMSASDEQSVVSTVNSLCCLLQKDPATARDLQAKSLSDLDVDHDRRINETNSTASACQSKFIESFPAPEGEASNVSICKQAPAMSRKDSVGELLLNLPRDHNLL
- the LOC7476451 gene encoding uncharacterized protein LOC7476451 isoform X4 translates to MVQSMSSLSRKASVKLEADDSLEDQLSPLHKRSKLDPCLQVIIPDAVLYNPLQEPSPIGLTLKKSPSFLDLIQMKLSQQNTSNTMLSKKPSSAAADKLKASNFTASLLKIGSWECKSRYEGDLVAKCYFAKHKLVWEVLDGGLKNKIEIQWSDIVAIKANFPDDGPETLDVVLARQPLFFRETNPQPRKHTLWQATSDFTGGQASTHRRHFLQFQQGFMGKHYEKLIQCDPRLSFLSQQLEIILESPYFAQRVSAFSDLHESGKGLDSEVEDRTAVFALQEAGPPSGVLSSSLNNECQGLTCQSPENISQQTSSTTLVMETHAFEETRSNRTGEQQLPSNCDQIKVPGLHPSISMSDLVNHIGHCISEQMTSGNSILSGGDIKSSDILDEITQYLLGDSQVMSASDEQSVVSTVNSLCCLLQKDPATARDLQAKSLSDLDVDHDRRINETNSTASACQSKFIESFPAPEGEASNVSICKQAPAMSRKDSVGELLLNLPTWCL
- the LOC7476451 gene encoding uncharacterized protein LOC7476451 isoform X2, which gives rise to MVQSMSSLSRKASVKLEADDSLEDQLSPLHKRSKLDPCLQVIIPDAVLYNPLQEPSPIGLTLKKSPSFLDLIQMKLSQQNTSNTMLSKKPSSAAADKLKASNFTASLLKIGSWECKSRYEGDLVAKCYFAKHKLVWEVLDGGLKNKIEIQWSDIVAIKANFPDDGPETLDVVLARQPLFFRETNPQPRKHTLWQATSDFTGGQASTHRRHFLQFQQGFMGKHYEKLIQCDPRLSFLSQQLEIILESPYFAQRVSAFSDLHESGKGLDSEVEDRTAVFALQEAGPPSGVLSSSLNNECQGLTCQSPENISQQTSSTTLVMETHAFEETRSNRTGEQQLPSNCDQIKVPGLHPSISMSDLVNHIGHCISEQMTSGNSILSGGDIKSSDILDEITQYLLGDSQVMSASDEQSVVSTVNSLCCLLQKDPATARDLQAKSLSDLDVDHDRRINETNSTASACQSKFIESFPAPEGEASNVSICKQAPAMSRKDSVGELLLNLPTRGFRNGY
- the LOC7476451 gene encoding uncharacterized protein LOC7476451 isoform X1, with translation MVQSMSSLSRKASVKLEADDSLEDQLSPLHKRSKLDPCLQVIIPDAVLYNPLQEPSPIGLTLKKSPSFLDLIQMKLSQQNTSNTMLSKKPSSAAADKLKASNFTASLLKIGSWECKSRYEGDLVAKCYFAKHKLVWEVLDGGLKNKIEIQWSDIVAIKANFPDDGPETLDVVLARQPLFFRETNPQPRKHTLWQATSDFTGGQASTHRRHFLQFQQGFMGKHYEKLIQCDPRLSFLSQQLEIILESPYFAQRVSAFSDLHESGKGLDSEVEDRTAVFALQEAGPPSGVLSSSLNNECQGLTCQSPENISQQTSSTTLVMETHAFEETRSNRTGEQQLPSNCDQIKVPGLHPSISMSDLVNHIGHCISEQMTSGNSILSGGDIKSSDILDEITQYLLGDSQVMSASDEQSVVSTVNSLCCLLQKDPATARDLQAKSLSDLDVDHDRRINETNSTASACQSKFIESFPAPEGEASNVSICKQAPAMSRKDSVGELLLNLPSIASLPQFLFNI
- the LOC7476451 gene encoding uncharacterized protein LOC7476451 isoform X5, which produces MVQSMSSLSRKASVKLEADDSLEDQLSPLHKRSKLDPCLQVIIPDAVLYNPLQEPSPIGLTLKKSPSFLDLIQMKLSQQNTSNTMLSKKPSSAAADKLKASNFTASLLKIGSWECKSRYEGDLVAKCYFAKHKLVWEVLDGGLKNKIEIQWSDIVAIKANFPDDGPETLDVVLARQPLFFRETNPQPRKHTLWQATSDFTGGQASTHRRHFLQFQQGFMGKHYEKLIQCDPRLSFLSQQLEIILESPYFAQRVSAFSDLHESGKGLDSEVEDRTAVFALQEAGPPSGVLSSSLNNECQGLTCQSPENISQQTSSTTLVMETHAFEETRSNRTGEQQLPSNCDQIKVPGLHPSISMSDLVNHIGHCISEQMTSGNSILSGGDIKSSDILDEITQYLLGDSQVMSASDEQSVVSTVNSLCCLLQKDPATARDLQAKSLSDLDVDHDRRINETNSTASACQSKFIESFPAPEGEASNVSICKQAPAMSRKDSVGELLLNLPRL
- the LOC7483290 gene encoding protein HEADING DATE REPRESSOR 1, producing the protein MEKEDDNNKTKDVRMVEVEPLNGFSPVSSTRIFWKSRKRSASGRNLDKVTEDNVNETPNKQEESSNDEKMQDQNLTPELSERRKALFEPLEPVTNINGKRSSAESLLPPPDFDAASYPKGWLIGKKRKLVNVDVVESMRRIAVQEMNRKDREIDGLNEQLEEDARCLEHLQLQLLQEKSKRAEVERENAMLQDQISMLMNVLQENEPMGDEDLGNEGPDEP